In Elephas maximus indicus isolate mEleMax1 chromosome 7, mEleMax1 primary haplotype, whole genome shotgun sequence, the following proteins share a genomic window:
- the LOC126079560 gene encoding putative olfactory receptor 5AK3 has protein sequence MTQQNATEVTEFFLLGFGGQHRFRHVLFTVFLVIYVTSMLGNIGMILLIKTDSRLQTPMYFFLRHLAFVDICYTSAITPKMLQNFVVENKSISFMGCVIQLLVYATFATTDCYLLATMALDRYVAICNPLRYPIVMSRTVCIQLVVGAYVMGSINASVHTGFTFSLSFCKSNVINHFCCDIPSILSLSCSNININILLLLVFVGFNLTFTVTVVIFSYIYILGAILKMSSTARRKKAFSTCASHLTAVTIFYGTLSYMYLQPHSNNAEENMKVASTFYGIVIPMLNPLIYSLRNKEVKEALKVIGKKF, from the coding sequence ATGACACAACAAAATGCCACGGAAGTAACTGAATTCTTCCTACTGGGATTTGGTGGCCAACACAGGTTTCGGCATGTCCTCTTCACTGTATTTCTAGTGATCTATGTGACCTCCATGCTGGGTAATATTGGGATGATCCTACTCATTAAGACAGATTCCAGACTTCAGacacccatgtacttcttcctacgACATTTGGCTTTTGTTGACATCTGCTATACCTCTGCCATTACTCCCAAGATGCTTCAAAACTTCGTAgtagaaaataaatcaatatcATTCATGGGATGTGTAATACAATTATTGGTTTATGCAACATTTGCGACTACTGACTGTTACCTCCTGGCAACTATGGCATTGGACCGATATGTAGCCATCTGTAATCCACTTCGCTATCCCATAGTCATGTCCCGAACCGTCTGCATCCAGTTGGTAGTTGGCGCATATGTCATGGGCTCAATAAATGCCTCAGTGCACACAGGATTTACATTTTCACTGTCTTTCTGCAAGTCTAACGTCATCAATCATTTTTGCTGTGATATTCCCTCAATCCTTTCCCTTTCTTGCTCCAATATCAACATAAACATCCTGCTACTTCTTGTCTTTGTGGGATTTAACTTGACATTCACTGTGACGGTCGTCATCTTCTCCTACATATATATCCTGGGTGCCATCCTAAAGATGTCTTCTACAGCTAGGAGGAAAAAAGCCTTCTCCACGTGTGCCTCCCACCTCACAGCAGTCACCATTTTCTATGGGACTCTCTCTTACATGTACTTACAGCCTCACTCTAATAATGCCGAGGAAAATATGAAAGTGGCTTCCACCTTTTATGGCATTGTAATCCCCATGTTGAACCCCCTGATCTACAGCTTGAGAAATAAGGAGGTAAAAGAAGCTCTGAAAGTGATAGGAAAGAAATTCTAG